A genomic segment from Gopherus evgoodei ecotype Sinaloan lineage chromosome 6, rGopEvg1_v1.p, whole genome shotgun sequence encodes:
- the KLF9 gene encoding Krueppel-like factor 9 isoform X2, which translates to MSAVAYMDFVAAQCLVSISNRSVVQEQGAQDAELLKMPDEEVTKDLNDPRDAWKDYCTLVTIAKSLLDLNKYRPLPTPSICSDSVESPDEDVGSDSDVTTESGSSLSHSPVERQDSGNVPSSLSLLHSGVPAKGKLATEKRHKCPYGGCGKVYGKSSHLKAHYRVHTEGLTASRPSVEMLAHHRMGQQRHQESQMIEHLTISLEGNGNDSQRGM; encoded by the exons ATGTCAGCAGTTGCCTACATGGATTTTGTTGCTGCTCAGTGTCTGGTTTCCATTTCCAATCGCTCTGTGGTACAGGAACAGGGGGCTCAGGATGCAGAGCTACTGAAAATGCCTGATGAAGAAGTGACCAAGGACCTAAATGACCCCAGGGATGCCTGGAAGGATTATTGCACATTGGTCACAATTGCTAAAAGCTTGTTGGATTTGAACAAGTACAGACCCCTCCCAACCCCTTccatctgcagtgacagtgtaGAAAGTCCAGATGAGGATGTAGGATCAGACAGCGACGTGACCACTGAATCTGGGTCGAGTCTTTCCCACAGCCCAGTGGAAAGACAGGATTCTGGCAATgtgcccagctctctctctctcctccacagtGGAGTGCCTGCAAAGGGGAAACTAGCCACTGAAAAGAGACACAAGTGTCCATACGGTGGATGTGGCAAAGTCTATGGAAAATCCTCCCATCTTAAAGCCCATTACAGAGTGCATACAG AGGGCCTGACTGCATCCAGGCCCAGTGTGGAAATGCTGGCACATCACAGAATGGGACAGCAGAGGCATCAGGAATCACAAATGATTGAACACTTGACCATCTCACTGGaaggaaatggaaatgactcACAGAGGGGCATGTAA